The proteins below come from a single Pedobacter aquae genomic window:
- a CDS encoding endo-1,4-beta-xylanase, translated as MRKVLLYISFLMLATTACKKNTVEKPIVVEPPVVTPPTSTEKIKDVANFKFGAAVKSDLIKGESAYNNTFKGEFNQLSAEYEMKMNFIWTAENTYFFADCDYLVNYAQQNNMDVHGHTLLWYKSFPEWFKNANYDTVTFENKVKTFIQTVVGRYKGKIKSWDVANEIFNDNGSLRVESQIQGKFKDPIAFVGRCFKYANEADPAAKLFYNDYSVVLAAGKRRAMKEMAVRFKESGVPIHGLGDQFHYRISTNQTQISNGFADLVSTGLLIHISEIDIKVNTNNVSTYVLTDADKQKQAEVYKNIVKLYNAIPANQKFAITTWGITDKYTWLKESANGFKEYPLLFDESYAKKPAYFGFLAGLK; from the coding sequence ATGAGAAAAGTACTTTTATACATCTCTTTCCTAATGTTGGCAACAACAGCGTGTAAGAAAAATACAGTAGAGAAACCTATTGTAGTTGAGCCTCCAGTAGTTACACCTCCTACATCAACAGAAAAAATTAAAGATGTAGCTAATTTTAAATTTGGTGCAGCTGTAAAATCAGATTTGATTAAAGGAGAAAGCGCTTATAACAATACTTTTAAAGGAGAGTTTAATCAGCTTTCTGCAGAGTATGAGATGAAAATGAATTTCATTTGGACAGCAGAAAACACTTACTTTTTTGCTGATTGCGATTATCTGGTAAATTATGCTCAACAAAACAATATGGATGTACATGGCCATACTTTGTTGTGGTATAAATCTTTTCCAGAATGGTTTAAAAATGCTAATTATGATACAGTTACTTTCGAAAATAAAGTGAAAACTTTTATTCAAACTGTTGTTGGAAGATATAAAGGGAAAATCAAAAGCTGGGATGTAGCCAATGAGATTTTTAATGATAATGGTTCATTAAGAGTAGAATCTCAAATACAAGGAAAATTTAAAGATCCAATCGCTTTTGTAGGTAGATGTTTTAAGTATGCTAACGAGGCAGATCCGGCTGCTAAATTATTTTATAACGATTATAGCGTAGTGTTGGCCGCCGGAAAACGAAGAGCCATGAAGGAAATGGCCGTAAGATTTAAGGAAAGCGGAGTACCAATTCATGGTTTAGGAGACCAATTTCATTATCGTATTTCTACAAACCAAACTCAAATAAGTAACGGATTTGCCGATTTAGTAAGTACCGGCTTATTAATACATATTTCTGAAATAGATATTAAAGTAAATACTAATAATGTAAGTACCTATGTATTAACAGATGCTGATAAACAAAAACAAGCAGAGGTTTATAAAAACATCGTTAAACTTTATAATGCTATACCTGCCAATCAAAAATTTGCTATCACAACGTGGGGAATAACTGATAAATACACTTGGCTTAAAGAAAGTGCAAATGGCTTTAAAGAATATCCATTACTTTTTGATGAATCATATGCTAAAAAGCCTGCTTACTTTGGTTTCCTAGCTGGTTTAAAATAA
- a CDS encoding RagB/SusD family nutrient uptake outer membrane protein, whose product MMKNFKIIVSIVILLTATSCEKNFLDRAPGVALSEEKVFSDPVLASQFANNAYNFLVDDYARFNNHRGTTSQASDEAVSGNTDVSIRTLNQGLFHDHYERGGSALNDIGGIWERAYAGIRITNVMLGKMSTVPWTPNQDPTRIEGEMKFIRAFLYFELIKRFGGVPIVDKALEITDNADLPRNTYQECVDFIVADLDQAITNLPPSYDNASYGRATSRAAMALKSRVLLYAASALHNTSNDLNKWKAAADAAKALMDLNAFTLHPTYSEIMNVAESPEYIMIKIRGPRAIDGMLLDFIMSPGSGGAQGSMNPTQNHVDMYEMQLTGKPITDATSGYNPANPYAGRDPRFYANILYNDAPWQGRRMQMWNNGNDFRENNIIYTATRYYCRKMWPEVYTRNTTARALFNYIFFRYAEVLLNYAEAQNEFLAAPDNTVYNAINTIRARVSMPNLPLGLTKAQMREAIRHERAVELAFEDFRWYDIMRWKIGVEVINKPVMGMNVVRNSNGSFTYNPIVLPSIYQRTFADYMHLYPIPRTEIFKSKGVLTQNPGWE is encoded by the coding sequence ATGATGAAAAATTTTAAAATTATAGTATCCATCGTTATACTTTTAACAGCTACTTCTTGCGAGAAGAACTTTCTCGATAGAGCACCTGGAGTAGCCTTATCAGAGGAAAAAGTATTTAGTGATCCTGTTTTGGCTTCTCAGTTTGCAAATAATGCATATAACTTTTTAGTAGATGATTATGCAAGGTTTAACAACCACAGAGGTACAACATCACAAGCTTCAGATGAAGCGGTTTCTGGTAATACCGATGTTTCTATCAGAACATTAAATCAAGGTCTATTTCATGATCATTATGAAAGAGGAGGTTCTGCTTTAAATGATATTGGTGGAATATGGGAAAGAGCATACGCCGGTATAAGAATTACCAATGTAATGCTAGGGAAAATGTCTACAGTGCCATGGACACCCAATCAAGATCCTACAAGGATAGAAGGAGAAATGAAGTTTATAAGAGCGTTTTTATATTTTGAATTGATAAAAAGATTTGGTGGTGTACCGATTGTAGACAAAGCTCTTGAAATTACCGATAATGCTGATTTACCTAGAAATACTTATCAAGAATGTGTAGACTTTATAGTGGCAGATTTAGACCAAGCTATAACTAATTTACCACCTTCTTATGATAATGCTAGTTATGGAAGGGCTACAAGTAGAGCTGCCATGGCCTTAAAATCAAGAGTATTATTATATGCAGCTAGTGCCTTACATAATACCTCAAATGATTTAAATAAATGGAAAGCCGCTGCTGATGCTGCTAAAGCTTTAATGGATTTAAATGCATTTACCTTACATCCTACTTATAGCGAAATCATGAATGTAGCAGAGTCTCCAGAATATATCATGATTAAAATAAGAGGTCCAAGAGCTATAGATGGGATGCTACTAGATTTCATCATGTCTCCAGGTTCTGGTGGTGCACAGGGTTCTATGAATCCTACCCAAAACCATGTGGATATGTATGAAATGCAACTTACCGGTAAACCTATTACTGATGCAACCTCTGGATATAATCCTGCTAATCCATATGCAGGTAGAGATCCAAGATTTTACGCCAATATTCTTTATAATGATGCGCCTTGGCAAGGAAGAAGAATGCAGATGTGGAATAATGGTAATGATTTTAGAGAGAATAATATCATTTATACAGCCACCAGATATTACTGCAGAAAAATGTGGCCAGAAGTTTATACCAGAAATACAACGGCAAGAGCACTCTTTAATTATATCTTTTTTAGATATGCAGAGGTGCTATTAAACTATGCCGAAGCACAAAATGAATTTTTAGCAGCACCAGATAATACGGTTTATAATGCTATAAATACTATTAGAGCAAGGGTTTCTATGCCAAATCTTCCTTTAGGATTAACAAAAGCTCAAATGAGAGAAGCTATTAGACATGAGAGAGCTGTAGAACTAGCTTTTGAAGATTTTAGATGGTATGATATTATGCGTTGGAAAATAGGTGTAGAAGTCATTAATAAGCCTGTTATGGGGATGAATGTGGTAAGAAATTCTAATGGCTCTTTTACTTATAATCCTATTGTTTTACCAAGCATCTACCAAAGAACTTTTGCTGATTATATGCACCTGTATCCAATTCCAAGAACAGAGATATTTAAAAGTAAGGGTGTTCTTACTCAGAATCCTGGATGGGAATAG
- a CDS encoding SusC/RagA family TonB-linked outer membrane protein: MNTIKGDALPQLPSSTLNNVLAGRLSGLHIQQTGTRPGTDDATFLIRGRSSFNSSQAPLVLVDGVARDFVDMDLNEIEGISVLKDAASLAWYGMNAANGVIYVTTKRGSASKTKVTFDVQGGLQTPVNLISPLNSFNYATLFNEAQVNDGNTPQYNQTVLDAYRDGTDPFKYPNVNFPNLFIKKSAPVQRYVATVSGGNSFAKYFTHVSFFNQDGLYGGGENISYNANTNFKRYNFRTNLDIRVNKSLDVALDVGGRVNDLRYPRDGNGGFLSAVFGTPSNAFPIYNADGTYGGSALFRNNPLGMIQARGNRTDLYRTLLATLNVKQKLNFITEGLSANVFYTYDVTGLYQSGFDESYEVYQLENDGSYTRFGNQSPIAYSNSVFNSNIRANEFWGGFDYIRGFGKHNVNFSTRFQRAVSAAPGRLDNKTEQLANRLSYNYKQKYFADFIATYGSSENFLPGNRAGWFPAISAGWIVTEENFLKTFKALDYFKLRGSYGIVGNDALSTSRKFAYRNYFSRGGTQTFFGTGYSNVPSTYEQELGNPLLTWERAKKASLGFDAYMFKQVVSISADYFQENREKLLTTDLLPRIIGQNLVAVNEGEASFKGVEGTINIRKTFNKVTVGLFGNYTYVKSQADALNEPANIPSYQRNIGKPIGGVDVGGSVTKSFLIAEGLFQSQAEIDAAPVQRFSALVKPGDIRYRDMNNDKVIDNLDFVTTDYTNIPTSYFGFGTSINYKNFDFSALFQGVGGRTIQINDLVNAGSNNTGYINQFSVDRWTPETSATAAYPRLTLANRGNNVQNSTFWLRSGDFIKLKHAEIGYTISPQVLKKLKLSSMRVYVSGFNLLTFDDLDLPIDAEIPEAGYNSSYPYLRTYSLGLNLKF, encoded by the coding sequence ATTAATACAATTAAAGGCGATGCTTTACCTCAACTTCCATCATCAACCCTAAATAACGTTTTAGCAGGCAGATTATCGGGATTACATATTCAACAGACAGGCACAAGACCAGGTACAGATGATGCTACATTTTTAATCAGAGGAAGGTCTTCTTTTAACAGCTCGCAAGCACCTCTGGTATTGGTTGATGGTGTAGCTAGGGATTTTGTTGATATGGATTTGAATGAGATTGAAGGAATAAGCGTTTTAAAAGATGCAGCTTCTTTGGCTTGGTATGGTATGAATGCTGCTAATGGTGTTATTTATGTAACTACAAAAAGAGGAAGTGCTAGTAAAACAAAAGTAACTTTTGATGTTCAAGGAGGTTTGCAAACCCCGGTAAATTTAATCAGTCCTTTAAATTCATTTAATTATGCTACTTTATTTAATGAAGCTCAAGTAAATGATGGTAATACTCCTCAATATAATCAAACTGTTTTAGACGCTTATCGTGATGGAACAGATCCTTTCAAATATCCAAATGTTAATTTTCCGAATTTGTTTATCAAAAAATCTGCTCCTGTACAACGTTATGTAGCTACTGTAAGCGGTGGGAATTCTTTTGCTAAATACTTTACTCATGTAAGCTTCTTTAATCAGGATGGCTTATATGGTGGCGGAGAAAATATCAGTTACAATGCAAATACTAATTTTAAAAGGTACAATTTTAGAACTAATCTAGACATCCGTGTGAACAAAAGTTTAGATGTTGCCTTGGATGTTGGTGGTAGAGTTAATGATTTACGTTACCCTAGAGATGGGAACGGCGGTTTTTTATCGGCTGTTTTCGGAACTCCTTCTAATGCATTTCCTATTTATAATGCCGATGGTACTTACGGTGGAAGTGCACTTTTTAGAAATAATCCACTAGGAATGATACAAGCTAGAGGAAACAGAACAGACTTATATCGTACTTTATTAGCCACCTTAAATGTTAAACAAAAATTAAACTTTATCACAGAAGGGTTATCGGCAAATGTTTTTTATACCTATGATGTTACTGGCTTGTATCAATCTGGGTTTGATGAATCATATGAAGTTTATCAATTAGAAAATGATGGTTCGTATACGCGTTTCGGAAATCAATCCCCAATTGCATACTCAAACTCAGTTTTTAATAGTAATATAAGAGCTAATGAGTTCTGGGGAGGGTTTGATTATATCAGGGGTTTTGGTAAACACAATGTTAATTTTAGTACTCGTTTCCAAAGAGCCGTTAGTGCAGCGCCTGGGCGTTTAGATAATAAGACAGAGCAATTAGCTAATAGATTATCATATAACTATAAACAAAAGTATTTTGCTGATTTTATTGCTACCTATGGCAGTTCTGAAAATTTCTTGCCTGGCAATAGGGCAGGATGGTTTCCAGCTATTTCAGCCGGATGGATAGTTACAGAGGAAAACTTTCTTAAAACTTTCAAAGCTTTAGATTATTTTAAACTGAGAGGTTCATACGGCATTGTAGGTAATGATGCTTTAAGTACATCAAGAAAATTTGCTTATAGAAATTATTTTTCAAGAGGTGGTACTCAAACTTTCTTTGGAACCGGTTACTCTAATGTGCCTTCTACTTACGAGCAAGAGTTAGGAAACCCATTATTAACTTGGGAAAGAGCTAAAAAAGCAAGTCTAGGTTTTGATGCCTACATGTTTAAACAAGTAGTTTCTATTAGCGCAGACTATTTTCAAGAAAATAGAGAAAAACTACTCACTACTGATTTACTACCTAGAATTATTGGCCAAAATTTGGTTGCAGTTAATGAAGGTGAAGCAAGCTTTAAAGGTGTAGAAGGAACAATCAACATCCGCAAAACTTTTAATAAAGTAACTGTTGGGCTATTTGGTAATTATACTTATGTGAAAAGCCAGGCAGATGCTTTAAACGAACCTGCTAACATACCATCCTATCAAAGAAATATTGGTAAGCCTATTGGTGGTGTTGATGTTGGAGGCTCTGTTACCAAGAGTTTTCTTATAGCAGAAGGGCTTTTTCAATCTCAAGCAGAAATAGATGCAGCACCTGTACAGCGTTTTTCTGCATTGGTTAAGCCAGGTGATATCCGCTACCGCGATATGAATAATGATAAAGTAATAGATAATCTTGACTTTGTTACTACAGATTATACCAATATTCCAACTTCTTATTTTGGTTTCGGAACTTCTATCAACTATAAGAACTTCGATTTTTCAGCCCTTTTTCAAGGTGTTGGAGGCAGAACAATCCAAATAAATGATTTAGTAAACGCTGGTTCAAATAATACAGGTTACATCAATCAGTTTAGTGTTGATAGATGGACACCAGAAACATCCGCTACTGCAGCTTATCCAAGATTAACCCTTGCGAATAGAGGTAATAATGTTCAAAATTCTACTTTTTGGTTACGTTCTGGTGATTTTATTAAGTTAAAGCATGCAGAAATAGGTTATACTATTTCTCCTCAAGTACTTAAAAAGTTGAAGTTATCCTCTATGAGGGTTTATGTAAGTGGTTTTAATCTACTTACGTTTGATGATTTAGATTTACCTATTGATGCTGAAATACCAGAAGCAGGTTATAACTCATCATATCCCTACCTAAGAACCTATTCGCTAGGCTTAAATCTTAAATTTTAA
- a CDS encoding RagB/SusD family nutrient uptake outer membrane protein produces the protein MNKTFKNIIYIMLAATVATGCKESFLQDGTTTDGAITGDQVWANDAYARGVLNTAYLSLQDGYNIDGNGALLASGSDEAVNSNVGSSINIFNNGTWSPVRTVDEQYSTLYTGLRRVNLFLENVDRAVIIPVDGLTEQADKTRLKGEALFLRAMFHFDLVKRYGGVILATRVFDRLEDLDQPKNTFQECVDQIIKDCDSAMVKLPEWTQSWSAANRGRATKTAAMALKARMLLYAASPLNNPNNDLAKWQAAADAAKALIDLNRHSLQASYVSIFNYNQAQYNNEVIFATQATNRNDIETFNAPISFDGASGRTNPTQEMVDAFGMANGKPLTDPTSGYNPNSPYTGRDPRLDLNINYNGRVFKGRAVETFVDGRDGLNRNVNATKTGYYMRKFLSEAATWNQASNSNVRRPWVILRYAEVLLNYAEALNEAQGPVAGVYTYLNQVRRRPGVNLPLLVAGSPTLSKEQMRDLIHNERRVELCFEGHRFYDVRRWKKGETEFNKPVSGMRITRQANGSFTYERFIVENRIFTSKNYLFPFPLVDINRQPALVQNPGWTN, from the coding sequence ATGAACAAGACATTTAAAAATATAATATATATCATGCTAGCTGCTACAGTAGCAACTGGTTGTAAAGAAAGCTTTTTACAAGATGGTACCACTACAGATGGTGCTATAACCGGAGATCAAGTTTGGGCTAATGATGCTTATGCTAGGGGAGTTTTAAATACTGCGTATTTATCTCTTCAAGATGGTTATAATATTGATGGAAATGGTGCTTTATTAGCTTCTGGTAGTGACGAGGCTGTTAATTCTAACGTAGGTTCTTCCATTAATATCTTTAATAATGGTACTTGGAGCCCCGTTAGAACCGTTGATGAACAATACTCAACACTTTATACAGGTTTAAGAAGGGTAAATCTTTTTTTAGAAAATGTAGATAGAGCTGTGATTATACCAGTTGATGGTTTAACAGAGCAGGCAGATAAAACACGTTTAAAAGGAGAAGCTCTTTTTTTAAGAGCCATGTTTCATTTTGATTTGGTGAAAAGATACGGAGGTGTCATCTTAGCTACTCGTGTTTTCGATAGGTTAGAAGATTTAGACCAGCCAAAGAACACATTTCAAGAATGTGTTGATCAAATTATTAAAGACTGTGATTCTGCTATGGTTAAATTACCAGAATGGACACAGTCTTGGAGTGCTGCTAATCGTGGAAGAGCAACTAAGACCGCAGCGATGGCATTAAAAGCAAGAATGCTATTGTATGCGGCAAGCCCTCTCAATAATCCTAATAATGATTTAGCAAAATGGCAAGCTGCTGCAGATGCTGCAAAAGCATTAATAGATTTAAATAGACATAGCCTTCAAGCTAGCTATGTATCTATTTTTAATTATAATCAAGCGCAATACAACAATGAAGTAATCTTTGCTACTCAAGCCACCAACCGTAATGATATAGAAACCTTTAATGCGCCAATCAGTTTTGATGGGGCAAGTGGAAGAACAAACCCTACGCAAGAAATGGTTGATGCTTTTGGTATGGCAAACGGTAAGCCTCTTACAGACCCTACATCTGGTTATAATCCTAACAGCCCCTATACAGGAAGAGATCCAAGGCTAGATCTTAATATCAATTACAATGGCAGAGTATTTAAAGGCAGAGCAGTTGAAACTTTTGTTGATGGTAGAGATGGTTTAAATAGAAATGTAAATGCTACAAAGACAGGTTATTATATGCGCAAATTCTTAAGCGAAGCGGCTACCTGGAATCAAGCATCTAACAGTAATGTGAGAAGACCTTGGGTTATTTTACGTTATGCAGAGGTTCTGCTAAACTATGCTGAAGCTTTAAATGAGGCACAGGGCCCTGTAGCTGGTGTATATACTTATTTAAACCAAGTTAGAAGAAGACCAGGTGTTAATTTACCTCTTTTAGTAGCAGGTTCTCCAACTTTATCAAAAGAACAGATGAGAGATTTGATACATAACGAAAGACGTGTTGAGCTATGTTTTGAAGGTCACCGTTTTTATGATGTAAGAAGATGGAAAAAAGGCGAAACAGAATTTAACAAGCCAGTAAGTGGTATGCGTATCACCAGACAAGCAAACGGTTCTTTTACTTATGAAAGGTTTATCGTAGAAAACAGGATTTTCACCAGCAAAAATTATTTATTTCCTTTCCCTTTAGTAGATATCAATAGGCAACCTGCATTAGTTCAAAATCCCGGATGGACAAATTAG
- a CDS encoding glycoside hydrolase family 2 protein produces the protein MRKLLAILCVLCLVQPIKAQDGLIQNISSRKKISLNGRWNYVLDPYENGFYDYRRKPFDESNSKTGGYYDDKTEVDKSELIEYNFDYEPTLNVPADWNSQAEKLAFYEGTVWYRRLFSAKPINGKKYLLYFAAVNYEAHVYLNGKKLGIHKGGFTPFHFDVTDLLKSGENSVVLKVDNTRRKEEVPTINTDWWNYGGITRDVYLAELPDTYIHDYKIQLAKNNAQELEGFVQLKGSNKSQKLNIQIPEAKLNINVQTNNNGYAAIKIPIKKLQYWSPESPKLYQVKIIANTDTVADKIGFRTIQTSGKDILLNGKSVFLRGISIHDENPMVAGRPRSTGDLRMLLNWAKELNCNFVRLAHYPHNEEMLRLADEMGLMVWAEVPVYWTIEWENPDTYANAKGQLTDLITRDKNRASVIIWSVGNETPLSNPRHKFMGNLVDVARNNDNTRLVAAALELHRDGNRVIIDDVLGAKLDLVSFNEYAGWYWGGTPKEITKYYFDIKYDKPVVISEFGGDALGGFHADAETKFSEEYQEALYENQFKILKKIDALRGMTPWILVDFRSPRRPHPIYQNFWNRKGLISETGKKKKAFYTLYNFYETIKGLYK, from the coding sequence ATGAGAAAGTTACTCGCCATTTTATGTGTTTTATGTTTAGTGCAGCCTATCAAGGCTCAAGATGGGCTAATACAAAACATATCTTCAAGAAAAAAAATAAGTTTAAACGGTCGATGGAATTACGTTTTAGACCCTTATGAGAATGGTTTTTATGACTATAGAAGAAAGCCTTTTGATGAATCTAACAGTAAAACTGGTGGTTATTATGATGATAAAACAGAGGTTGATAAATCAGAGTTGATAGAATATAATTTTGATTATGAGCCCACTTTAAATGTACCTGCTGATTGGAATTCGCAAGCAGAAAAACTTGCTTTTTACGAAGGTACGGTATGGTATCGTCGTTTATTTAGTGCTAAGCCAATAAATGGTAAAAAGTATTTACTCTATTTCGCTGCCGTAAACTATGAAGCACATGTTTATTTAAACGGTAAAAAATTAGGTATTCATAAAGGTGGCTTTACGCCTTTTCATTTTGATGTTACGGACTTGCTAAAATCAGGCGAAAATTCTGTTGTTTTAAAAGTAGATAATACCCGAAGAAAAGAAGAAGTACCTACTATTAATACAGATTGGTGGAATTATGGCGGTATAACTCGCGATGTTTATTTAGCAGAATTGCCTGATACTTATATACATGATTATAAGATACAGTTAGCTAAAAATAATGCGCAAGAGTTAGAGGGTTTTGTTCAGTTAAAAGGAAGTAATAAGAGTCAAAAACTTAATATCCAAATACCTGAAGCTAAACTTAATATCAATGTCCAAACCAATAACAATGGTTATGCGGCCATAAAAATTCCTATAAAAAAATTGCAATACTGGTCTCCAGAGAGCCCTAAGTTATATCAAGTAAAAATTATAGCTAATACGGATACCGTAGCAGATAAAATTGGTTTTAGAACCATACAAACCTCTGGTAAAGATATTTTACTTAATGGTAAATCTGTTTTTTTAAGAGGTATTTCTATACATGATGAAAATCCAATGGTTGCAGGTCGCCCGCGTTCTACCGGTGATTTAAGGATGTTACTGAATTGGGCTAAAGAACTCAACTGTAATTTTGTAAGACTTGCTCATTATCCTCATAATGAAGAAATGCTACGTCTTGCAGATGAGATGGGGCTAATGGTATGGGCAGAAGTGCCAGTTTATTGGACAATAGAGTGGGAAAATCCTGATACCTATGCTAATGCAAAAGGACAATTAACAGATTTAATAACACGTGATAAAAATAGAGCAAGTGTTATCATCTGGTCTGTTGGTAATGAAACACCTTTAAGTAACCCAAGACACAAATTTATGGGGAATTTGGTAGATGTTGCCAGAAATAATGATAATACCAGATTAGTGGCTGCCGCATTAGAATTACATCGTGATGGTAACCGTGTTATTATTGATGATGTTTTAGGAGCAAAGCTAGATTTAGTAAGTTTTAATGAGTACGCAGGTTGGTATTGGGGTGGTACACCTAAGGAAATTACCAAATACTATTTTGATATAAAATACGATAAACCTGTGGTTATATCAGAATTTGGCGGAGATGCTTTGGGTGGTTTCCATGCAGATGCTGAAACTAAATTCTCTGAAGAGTATCAAGAAGCTCTTTATGAAAATCAGTTTAAAATTCTTAAAAAGATTGATGCTTTAAGAGGAATGACGCCTTGGATTTTAGTTGATTTTAGATCGCCTAGAAGACCTCATCCTATTTATCAGAATTTCTGGAACCGTAAAGGGCTTATTTCAGAAACGGGTAAAAAGAAGAAAGCGTTTTATACGCTTTATAATTTTTATGAAACTATAAAAGGACTATACAAATAG
- a CDS encoding carboxypeptidase-like regulatory domain-containing protein, producing the protein MKSKYKHIISLLLLLGAAFSNFAQNKEEKITISGKIKDSKNNPISGVSIIIQEKTTGVMSDDNGAFSLETDATNQIIFTKPGFNTLRKSAVELQDAQVILNRSLIDASDDDDVFIPFGVRKKEKLQQPLIQLKAMLYLNFHHQP; encoded by the coding sequence ATGAAATCAAAATATAAACATATCATTTCTCTTCTTCTATTGCTGGGGGCTGCTTTTAGCAACTTTGCTCAAAATAAAGAAGAAAAAATTACCATATCTGGTAAGATAAAAGATTCTAAAAACAATCCTATAAGTGGTGTTAGCATCATTATCCAAGAGAAAACAACAGGTGTGATGTCTGATGATAATGGCGCATTTTCTTTAGAGACAGACGCAACTAATCAAATTATTTTTACTAAACCTGGCTTTAATACCTTAAGAAAATCTGCAGTAGAGTTACAAGATGCTCAGGTAATACTAAATCGTAGTTTAATAGATGCTAGTGATGATGATGACGTATTTATACCTTTCGGAGTTAGGAAAAAAGAGAAGTTACAGCAACCATTAATACAATTAAAGGCGATGCTTTACCTCAACTTCCATCATCAACCCTAA